In Streptomyces capitiformicae, one genomic interval encodes:
- a CDS encoding carbohydrate ABC transporter permease, with protein MTLVTATPRRRLVDHGAWFLVLPALIPILVLSVGPLLYGIALAFTDAQSGRTEPTQWIGTLNFRDLLHDTLFWDSFRIGLLWAVGVTVPQFLLALGLALLLNQRLRLRWLARALAIVPWAMPEVVVGIMWRLVYNPDAGILNETIRDLGLGDGRDWLSGLATALPAVVVVGVWAGMPQTTVALLAGLQNTPRELHEAAAMDGAGAWRRFRTVTWPAIRPIALAITALNFIWNFNSFALVYVLTNGGPGGRTRLPMLFAYEEAFRYGQFGYAAAMGCAMVAVISIILAFHLAGRLRRGGDET; from the coding sequence ATGACTTTGGTGACCGCGACGCCCCGGCGGCGCCTCGTCGACCACGGTGCCTGGTTCCTGGTGCTGCCCGCGCTGATCCCGATACTCGTTCTGAGCGTCGGACCGCTGCTCTACGGGATCGCGCTGGCGTTCACCGACGCCCAGTCGGGACGGACCGAACCCACCCAGTGGATCGGCACCCTCAACTTCCGGGACCTGCTGCACGACACCCTGTTCTGGGACTCGTTCCGGATCGGCCTGCTGTGGGCGGTCGGCGTGACCGTGCCGCAGTTCCTCCTCGCACTCGGCCTCGCCCTCCTCCTCAACCAGCGGTTACGACTGCGTTGGCTGGCCCGCGCCCTCGCCATCGTCCCGTGGGCGATGCCCGAGGTGGTGGTCGGCATCATGTGGCGGCTGGTCTACAACCCGGACGCGGGCATCCTCAACGAGACCATCCGCGACCTGGGCCTCGGCGACGGCCGCGACTGGCTGAGCGGGCTGGCGACCGCCCTGCCCGCCGTCGTCGTGGTCGGAGTCTGGGCGGGCATGCCCCAGACCACGGTCGCCCTGCTCGCCGGTCTGCAGAACACGCCGCGCGAACTGCACGAGGCCGCCGCGATGGACGGCGCGGGCGCCTGGCGGCGCTTCCGCACGGTCACCTGGCCCGCCATCAGACCCATCGCCCTCGCGATCACCGCCCTCAACTTCATCTGGAACTTCAACTCCTTCGCCCTGGTGTACGTCCTGACCAACGGCGGCCCGGGCGGCCGCACCCGCCTGCCGATGCTCTTCGCGTACGAGGAGGCCTTCCGCTACGGGCAGTTCGGATACGCGGCGGCGATGGGCTGTGCGATGGTCGCGGTGATCTCGATCATCCTCGCGTTCCATCTGGCCGGCCGGCTGAGGCGGGGCGGTGATGAGACATGA
- a CDS encoding phosphotransferase enzyme family protein, with translation MDEARARNVLAAADVLPGAAGDARLLALGENAVFAAGDLVVKVGRDAELLDRARRELRIAVWLAEAGVPAVRAARAEALLVEGHPVTVWHRLADPVRTAGARDLAELLRLVHALPSPSFELPRRELLGGVERWLRLAGDAIDPADAAYLRARRDGFAAAAAALTPRLPAGAIHGDALPRNVHVGPDGPVLVDLETFSGDLREHDLVVMALSHDRYGLSDEEYGAFVDAYGWDVREWEGCGVLRGARETASCAWVAQHAPSNPKALAEFERRVASLRGGDETVRWYPF, from the coding sequence ATGGACGAGGCACGGGCGCGGAACGTACTGGCCGCGGCCGATGTGCTGCCCGGTGCGGCCGGGGACGCGCGGCTGCTCGCCCTGGGTGAGAACGCGGTGTTCGCCGCCGGTGACCTGGTCGTCAAGGTGGGGCGCGACGCCGAGCTCCTCGACCGGGCCCGGCGTGAACTGCGCATCGCGGTCTGGCTCGCCGAGGCGGGTGTGCCGGCGGTGCGGGCCGCCCGGGCCGAGGCGCTGCTCGTGGAGGGGCACCCGGTGACCGTGTGGCACCGGCTGGCCGATCCCGTACGTACCGCCGGGGCTCGCGATTTGGCCGAACTGCTGCGGCTGGTCCATGCGCTGCCGTCTCCCTCCTTCGAACTCCCTCGTCGTGAACTGCTGGGTGGTGTCGAGCGGTGGCTGCGGCTCGCCGGGGACGCGATCGATCCGGCGGACGCGGCGTATCTGCGGGCGCGCCGGGACGGGTTCGCGGCGGCCGCGGCCGCGTTGACGCCGCGCTTGCCTGCCGGGGCGATCCACGGGGACGCCCTTCCCCGTAACGTGCACGTCGGGCCGGATGGCCCCGTCCTGGTCGACCTGGAGACCTTCTCCGGCGATCTGCGGGAGCACGACCTGGTGGTGATGGCGCTGTCCCATGACCGGTACGGGTTGTCGGACGAGGAGTACGGCGCGTTCGTCGATGCGTACGGGTGGGATGTGCGGGAGTGGGAGGGGTGCGGCGTGCTGCGCGGCGCCCGGGAGACGGCGAGCTGCGCGTGGGTCGCCCAGCATGCGCCGAGCAACCCGAAAGCGTTGGCGGAGTTCGAGCGACGGGTCGCCTCGCTGCGGGGCGGCGACGAGACGGTGCGGTGGTATCCGTTCTGA
- a CDS encoding 3'-5' exonuclease, protein MGWHRQLLIGFDLETTGTDPREARIVTGAVIEVRDGEPVGHREWLADPGMEIPAEAVAVHGITNARAAAEGRPADQVADAIANVLVSYWKTGVPVVAYNAAFDLTLLSAELRRHALPSLSERLGGLAPAPVIDPYTIDRSVDRYRRGKRNLEAVCAEYGVSLDAAHNASADALAAARLARAIAERHPKVAALGPAELHRRQIDWYAEWAADFQAFLRRKGNPDAVVDTIWPLRELADAGAS, encoded by the coding sequence ATGGGTTGGCACCGGCAGCTGCTGATCGGCTTCGACCTGGAGACGACCGGGACGGATCCGCGTGAGGCGCGCATCGTCACCGGGGCGGTGATCGAGGTCAGGGACGGGGAGCCGGTCGGACACCGGGAGTGGCTCGCCGACCCGGGCATGGAGATCCCGGCCGAGGCCGTCGCGGTCCACGGCATCACCAACGCCCGCGCGGCGGCCGAGGGCAGACCGGCCGACCAGGTCGCCGACGCGATCGCGAACGTCCTCGTCTCCTACTGGAAGACAGGCGTCCCGGTGGTGGCGTACAACGCGGCCTTCGACCTCACCCTGCTCTCCGCGGAGCTGCGCCGCCACGCTCTGCCGTCCCTGAGCGAGCGCCTCGGCGGCCTCGCCCCGGCCCCGGTCATCGACCCGTACACGATCGACCGCTCCGTCGACCGCTACCGCCGCGGCAAACGCAACCTCGAAGCGGTCTGCGCCGAGTACGGCGTCTCTTTGGACGCCGCCCACAACGCCTCGGCCGACGCCTTGGCCGCGGCCCGCCTCGCCCGCGCGATAGCCGAGCGCCACCCCAAGGTCGCCGCCCTCGGCCCGGCCGAACTCCACCGCCGCCAGATCGACTGGTACGCCGAATGGGCCGCCGACTTCCAGGCCTTCCTCCGCCGCAAGGGCAACCCGGACGCGGTGGTCGACACGATATGGCCACTCCGGGAGCTGGCAGACGCGGGCGCCTCATAG
- a CDS encoding SAV2148 family HEPN domain-containing protein, translated as MGSGGLELPPGDAGDAGHEGNSTDVPPGAVSLARPMEMGSIGPELDWNADAWLEVRTRAQRAGRAYIWLNLVEQRLRAVVAAVLRPVYEPVHGDDWVVAAAGPAGQEWVQRAVAVREVSRRKGYLLDPADDNVLSFLTLPQLRELMVQHWPCFEPYVDERRDVELALDELEVTRNVVSRNRALSEAVLAQAERAAAKLLEILGAGSDVPSARRLPVDAVEDLVGDRYADVVGVHPDRVRLLRQFPAEDLFGGARRLDAIGIGLNLLVQNFSGRRLVRLAESGCRVRLLFLNPASSAVKRRERELGIKRGELSRAVEMNILHMRRVRSRLRDPGAFEIQVFDETPRFTAYLVDGDGSDGVAVVQTYLRRTRGMEAPVLVLRGGHRVLKADENGEVGLFDTYREEFEVAWADSRPVS; from the coding sequence GTGGGCTCGGGAGGGCTGGAGTTGCCTCCTGGTGACGCGGGCGATGCGGGTCACGAGGGGAACTCCACAGATGTCCCACCCGGCGCGGTGTCCCTGGCACGGCCGATGGAGATGGGTTCCATCGGTCCGGAACTGGACTGGAACGCCGACGCCTGGCTCGAGGTGCGCACGCGCGCCCAGCGGGCCGGCCGCGCCTACATCTGGCTGAACCTGGTGGAGCAGCGGCTGCGCGCGGTGGTGGCCGCCGTACTGCGGCCCGTCTACGAGCCTGTCCACGGCGACGACTGGGTGGTCGCCGCCGCCGGTCCCGCCGGACAGGAGTGGGTGCAGCGCGCGGTCGCGGTACGCGAGGTCAGCCGCCGCAAGGGCTACCTCCTCGACCCGGCCGACGACAACGTCCTCAGCTTCCTCACCCTGCCCCAGCTGCGCGAGCTGATGGTGCAGCACTGGCCGTGCTTCGAGCCGTACGTCGACGAACGGCGCGATGTGGAGCTGGCGCTGGACGAACTGGAGGTCACCCGGAACGTCGTCTCCCGCAACCGGGCCCTGTCCGAGGCCGTCCTCGCGCAGGCCGAGCGGGCCGCGGCGAAGCTGCTGGAGATCCTCGGCGCGGGCAGTGACGTCCCCTCCGCGCGCCGGCTGCCCGTCGACGCGGTCGAGGACCTGGTGGGGGACCGGTACGCGGACGTCGTCGGCGTCCACCCCGACCGGGTACGGCTGCTGCGGCAGTTCCCCGCCGAGGACCTCTTCGGCGGCGCCCGCCGCCTCGACGCCATCGGCATAGGCCTGAACCTGCTGGTGCAGAACTTCTCCGGGCGACGGCTGGTACGCCTCGCCGAGTCCGGCTGCCGGGTACGGCTGCTCTTCCTCAACCCCGCGTCCAGCGCGGTGAAGCGACGCGAACGGGAACTCGGGATAAAGCGGGGCGAGTTGAGCCGGGCCGTCGAGATGAACATCCTGCACATGCGCCGGGTCCGCTCCCGGCTGCGCGACCCGGGCGCCTTCGAGATCCAGGTCTTCGACGAGACCCCTCGTTTCACCGCGTACTTGGTGGACGGCGACGGCTCGGACGGCGTCGCGGTCGTCCAGACCTATCTGCGGCGGACGCGGGGCATGGAGGCGCCGGTGCTGGTGCTGCGCGGCGGCCACCGGGTACTCAAGGCGGACGAGAACGGCGAAGTCGGGCTGTTCGATACATACCGCGAGGAGTTCGAGGTGGCGTGGGCGGACTCGAGGCCGGTGTCGTGA
- the glgX gene encoding glycogen debranching protein GlgX yields the protein MQVWPGQAYPLGATYDGAGTNFAVFSEAADRVELCLLHDDGSETAVELRETDAFVRHAYLPGVMPGQRYGFRAHGPYAPERGQRCNSAKLLLDPYARAISGSVKWGEEVYGYHFGAPDQRNDLDSAPHMMTSVVVNPYFDWGDDRRPRTEYHHTVIYEAHVKGLTMRHPGLPEELRGTYAALAHPAIIEHLTELGVTALELMPVHQFVNDHRLVDMGLSNYWGYNTIGFFAPHNAYASWGDRGQQVLEFKSAVRALHEAGIEVILDVVYNHTAEGNHLGPTLSFKGIDNASYYRLTNDPRYYMDTTGTGNSLLMRSPHVLQLIMDSLRYWVTEMHVDGFRFDLAATLARQFHEVDRLSSFFDLVQQDPVVSQVKLIAEPWDVGEGGYQVGNFPPLWTEWNGKYRDTVRDLWRGEPRTLAEFASRLTGSSDLYQDDGRRPLASINFVTCHDGFTMRDLVSYNGKHNHANGEDNRDGESHNRSWNCGAEGDTDDPDVLALRVRQMRNFIATLMLSQGVPMLSHGDEFARTQGGNNNAYCQDNEVSWVPWPAADDDSETFGDLLEFTRAMVWLRKDHPVFRRRRFFHGRPVEGTHDELSDIAWFTPEGREMTQRDWDSAQAGALSVFLNGNAISEPGSRGERITDDSFLLMVNASALPLEFVVPVNHGRQWQVVVDTGARDPVPDDGPKVQAGDRVRLVDRSLAVLQRPA from the coding sequence ATGCAGGTCTGGCCTGGACAGGCGTATCCACTCGGTGCCACGTACGACGGCGCCGGCACGAACTTCGCGGTCTTCTCGGAGGCCGCGGACCGAGTCGAGCTGTGTCTGCTGCACGACGACGGCTCCGAGACGGCGGTGGAGCTGCGCGAGACGGACGCGTTCGTACGGCACGCGTATCTGCCCGGTGTGATGCCCGGGCAGCGGTACGGCTTCCGCGCGCACGGCCCGTACGCGCCGGAGCGGGGGCAGCGCTGCAACTCGGCGAAGCTGCTCCTCGACCCGTACGCGCGTGCCATCAGCGGCTCCGTGAAGTGGGGCGAGGAGGTGTACGGCTATCACTTCGGGGCGCCCGACCAGCGCAACGACCTGGACTCGGCGCCGCACATGATGACCTCGGTCGTGGTCAACCCGTACTTCGACTGGGGCGACGACCGGCGGCCGCGCACCGAGTACCACCACACCGTCATCTACGAGGCCCACGTGAAGGGCCTCACCATGCGGCACCCGGGCCTGCCCGAGGAACTGCGCGGCACGTACGCGGCGCTCGCCCACCCGGCGATCATCGAACACCTGACCGAGCTGGGCGTCACGGCGCTGGAGCTGATGCCGGTTCACCAGTTCGTGAACGACCACCGTCTGGTCGACATGGGCCTCAGCAACTACTGGGGCTACAACACGATCGGTTTCTTCGCCCCGCACAACGCGTACGCCTCCTGGGGCGACCGCGGGCAGCAGGTGCTGGAGTTCAAGTCGGCGGTACGGGCGCTGCACGAGGCCGGGATCGAGGTCATCCTCGACGTGGTCTACAACCACACCGCCGAGGGCAACCATCTGGGGCCGACGCTGTCGTTCAAGGGCATCGACAACGCCTCGTACTACCGGCTCACGAACGATCCCCGCTACTACATGGACACGACCGGGACCGGGAACTCGCTGCTCATGCGGTCTCCGCACGTCCTGCAACTGATCATGGACTCGCTCAGGTACTGGGTCACCGAGATGCACGTCGACGGGTTCCGCTTCGACCTCGCCGCCACCCTCGCCCGGCAGTTCCACGAGGTGGACCGGCTGTCGTCGTTCTTCGACCTCGTCCAGCAGGACCCGGTGGTCTCCCAGGTGAAACTGATCGCCGAGCCCTGGGACGTCGGCGAGGGCGGCTACCAGGTGGGCAACTTCCCGCCGCTGTGGACCGAGTGGAACGGCAAGTACCGGGACACCGTGCGGGACCTGTGGCGGGGCGAGCCGCGTACGCTCGCGGAGTTCGCGTCCCGGCTGACCGGCTCGTCCGACCTCTACCAGGACGACGGGCGGCGCCCGCTCGCCTCCATCAACTTCGTGACCTGCCACGACGGCTTCACGATGCGGGATCTCGTCTCCTACAACGGCAAGCACAACCACGCGAACGGGGAGGACAACCGGGACGGGGAGAGCCACAACCGGTCCTGGAACTGTGGGGCCGAGGGCGACACCGACGACCCCGATGTGCTGGCGCTGCGGGTCCGGCAGATGCGGAACTTCATCGCCACGTTGATGCTGTCGCAGGGTGTGCCGATGCTCAGCCATGGGGACGAGTTCGCGCGGACGCAGGGCGGCAACAACAACGCGTACTGCCAGGACAACGAGGTGTCCTGGGTTCCTTGGCCCGCCGCCGACGACGACAGCGAGACCTTCGGAGATCTGCTGGAGTTCACGCGCGCGATGGTGTGGCTGCGGAAGGACCATCCCGTTTTTCGGCGGCGGCGGTTCTTTCATGGGCGGCCCGTGGAGGGGACGCATGACGAGCTGTCCGACATCGCGTGGTTCACGCCCGAGGGGCGGGAGATGACTCAGCGGGACTGGGATTCCGCGCAGGCGGGGGCGTTGAGTGTGTTTCTCAACGGGAACGCGATTTCCGAGCCGGGTTCGCGCGGCGAGCGGATCACCGATGACTCGTTTCTGTTGATGGTGAACGCGTCGGCGCTGCCGCTCGAGTTCGTGGTTCCGGTCAACCATGGGCGGCAGTGGCAGGTCGTGGTGGATACGGGGGCTAGGGATCCGGTGCCTGATGACGGGCCCAAGGTGCAGGCCGGCGATCGGGTGAGGTTGGTGGATCGGAGTCTGGCGGTATTGCAGCGGCCGGCATGA
- the treY gene encoding malto-oligosyltrehalose synthase yields MTPVVPTATYRLQLQPSFPFAAAAAAVPYIASLGVSHLHLSPVLEAVPGSAHGYDVVDHGRVRGELGGEEGLRGLARTAREHGLGLVVDIVPNHMAMAPRHNRALWEVLREGPGSVYARWFDIDWEAGGGRVLLPVLGGPLGDEVEQFVVDGRELRYYEHVFPLREGTERLPLPQLLDAQWYRPVWWRLARTELNYRRFFSISELIGVRVEEPEVFEATHAKILRLVDEGVIDGLRIDHPDGLADPDAYLRRLHEATGGRWTVVEKILAEGEPLPAAWPVAGTTGYDALRQVDGLFVDPAGAGGLLGQYRRFTDAQGDRGGHWESTVRRAAYRVLTHELATEVDRLTRVAHRLCERSAELALRDHAPWALRTALCELLVRMEVYRPYASQDASLVVTEEAAAEARTAFVVPEEARSVDAVRDLLLGRFGDGAEQVEFRARFAQTSSALRAKSVEDTAFYRYVPLLSANEVGGNPGSPAVSPEDFHAYCARVQRDWPATGTVLSTHDTKRSADVRAAIAVLSECPGRWADALAEVTRDGAGVPDPQLAWAAWQTAFGLGPAAEERLQGALLKHVREAGLHTSWTEQNPAYERAVADFVGRGPAVDARVAEGLRAALEPHVRANALGAALVQLTMPGVPDVYQGTEGEYRALVDPDNRLPFAPREEGAAESEKFRLTAGALRLRRRRPEVFGDAATYAPLAVEGAAAGHCVAFVRSGAVVTAVTRLSLRLAEAGGWGETRLVLPEGRWVEVLGGEREFDGQVRVAELFDGLPVALLERVDEG; encoded by the coding sequence ATGACGCCTGTCGTGCCTACCGCCACCTATCGGCTTCAGCTTCAGCCCTCCTTTCCCTTCGCCGCCGCCGCGGCTGCCGTGCCATACATCGCCTCTCTCGGGGTCTCGCACCTCCATCTCTCCCCCGTGTTGGAGGCCGTGCCCGGGTCGGCGCACGGATACGACGTGGTCGATCACGGGCGGGTGCGGGGCGAACTCGGCGGTGAGGAAGGGCTGCGAGGGTTGGCCCGGACCGCACGGGAGCACGGGCTTGGGCTCGTCGTGGACATCGTGCCCAATCACATGGCCATGGCGCCCCGGCACAACCGGGCGCTGTGGGAGGTGTTGCGGGAGGGGCCGGGGTCGGTGTACGCGCGGTGGTTCGACATCGACTGGGAGGCCGGGGGCGGGCGGGTGTTGTTGCCGGTGCTCGGAGGGCCGCTGGGTGACGAGGTCGAGCAGTTCGTGGTCGATGGGCGGGAGCTGCGGTACTACGAGCATGTGTTCCCGTTGCGGGAAGGCACCGAGAGGCTGCCGTTGCCGCAGCTGCTGGACGCGCAGTGGTATCGGCCGGTGTGGTGGCGGCTGGCGCGTACGGAGTTGAACTACCGGCGGTTCTTCAGCATCTCGGAGTTGATCGGGGTGCGGGTGGAGGAGCCGGAGGTGTTCGAGGCCACCCACGCGAAGATTCTGCGACTGGTCGACGAGGGAGTGATCGACGGGCTGCGGATCGATCACCCTGATGGGCTCGCCGATCCTGATGCGTATCTGCGGCGGCTGCATGAGGCCACGGGTGGGCGATGGACGGTCGTCGAGAAGATCCTGGCGGAGGGCGAGCCGCTGCCGGCGGCCTGGCCGGTCGCGGGGACCACCGGGTACGACGCGTTGCGGCAGGTCGACGGGTTGTTCGTGGATCCGGCGGGGGCCGGGGGGCTGCTGGGGCAGTATCGGCGGTTCACGGACGCGCAGGGCGACCGGGGCGGGCACTGGGAGTCGACGGTGCGGCGGGCCGCGTACCGGGTGCTCACGCACGAGCTGGCCACGGAGGTGGACCGGCTCACCCGGGTGGCGCACCGGTTGTGCGAGCGCTCCGCCGAGCTCGCGTTGCGCGATCACGCGCCGTGGGCGCTGCGCACCGCGCTGTGCGAGCTCCTCGTACGGATGGAGGTCTATCGGCCGTACGCCTCACAGGACGCCTCCCTGGTCGTCACCGAGGAGGCCGCTGCCGAGGCGCGTACGGCGTTCGTGGTGCCCGAGGAGGCGCGGTCGGTGGATGCCGTACGGGATCTGCTGCTGGGGCGGTTCGGTGACGGGGCCGAGCAGGTGGAGTTCCGGGCGCGGTTCGCGCAGACGTCGTCGGCGTTGCGGGCCAAGTCGGTGGAGGACACGGCGTTCTACCGCTATGTGCCGCTGCTGAGCGCGAACGAGGTGGGCGGGAATCCGGGGAGTCCGGCCGTGTCACCGGAGGACTTCCACGCGTACTGCGCGCGTGTGCAGCGGGACTGGCCGGCGACGGGGACGGTGTTGTCGACGCACGACACGAAGCGCAGCGCGGATGTGCGGGCGGCGATCGCGGTGCTCAGCGAGTGCCCGGGGCGGTGGGCGGACGCGCTGGCGGAGGTGACGCGGGACGGTGCGGGTGTGCCGGATCCGCAGTTGGCGTGGGCGGCGTGGCAGACGGCGTTCGGGCTCGGGCCCGCGGCGGAGGAGCGGCTCCAGGGGGCGCTGTTGAAGCATGTGCGGGAGGCGGGGCTGCACACCTCGTGGACCGAGCAGAACCCGGCGTACGAGCGTGCGGTGGCCGACTTCGTCGGTCGGGGGCCGGCGGTGGACGCTCGGGTGGCGGAGGGGCTGCGGGCCGCGCTGGAGCCCCATGTGCGGGCGAACGCGCTGGGCGCTGCTCTGGTGCAGCTGACCATGCCGGGGGTTCCGGACGTCTACCAGGGGACGGAAGGCGAGTACCGGGCGCTGGTGGATCCGGACAATCGGCTGCCCTTCGCGCCTCGGGAGGAGGGCGCGGCGGAGTCGGAGAAGTTCCGGCTCACGGCGGGCGCGCTGCGGCTGCGCCGGCGGCGGCCCGAGGTCTTCGGGGACGCGGCGACGTATGCGCCGCTGGCGGTCGAGGGGGCGGCGGCCGGGCACTGTGTGGCGTTCGTGCGGTCGGGGGCGGTGGTCACGGCTGTCACGCGGTTGTCGCTGCGGCTCGCGGAGGCGGGGGGATGGGGGGAGACGCGGTTGGTCCTGCCCGAGGGGCGATGGGTCGAAGTGCTCGGTGGGGAGCGGGAGTTCGACGGTCAGGTGCGGGTCGCGGAGCTGTTCGACGGGCTGCCGGTGGCGTTGTTGGAGCGGGTCGACGAGGGGTAG
- a CDS encoding M14 family zinc carboxypeptidase has translation MELGYPTVAELESYARSLVGPGSRLCTLRRIGVSREGRPLRLLSVGHARRAVLVVAGAHSNEPNGGSTVLALAERVVLERELRADTSWHFLLCADPDGASLHTAPAPRTLLDYHLGFFRPAGPEQPEWSPSLLPPDRLPPETLALLRVIDELRPYLQVTLHGTDLGGSWVQLTEDVPGLAEPFTKSAAELGIPVEMGPSDAAGWPASGPGVYVMPRPEHRTAYPGMPDDARDSTWFHAHRYGGLTAVVEVPMWASDLVDDTAPHPAPAAALRQLARRLLVQAGEVERVFAEALPRLPGPRGPLLRAARWALDLVPGLARDWTGGPPPDVSMAYVASVDAFGRRLPLRAAAMLLRVLREAGDPAVPYLEGLVADWCEAFADRFRARWVPLADQVEHQARTVLAAALHARDDVVA, from the coding sequence ATGGAGCTCGGGTATCCCACGGTGGCGGAGCTGGAGTCGTACGCGCGGTCGTTGGTGGGCCCGGGCTCGCGCCTGTGCACGCTCAGGCGGATCGGTGTCTCGCGCGAGGGCCGGCCGTTGCGCCTGCTGTCCGTGGGCCACGCCAGACGTGCCGTTCTCGTCGTCGCGGGCGCCCACTCCAACGAGCCGAACGGCGGCTCGACGGTGCTGGCGCTGGCCGAACGGGTCGTCCTGGAGCGGGAGTTACGGGCCGACACCTCGTGGCACTTCCTGCTCTGCGCGGACCCGGACGGGGCGAGCCTGCACACGGCGCCGGCGCCGCGCACCCTGCTCGACTACCACCTCGGGTTCTTCCGGCCCGCCGGTCCCGAGCAGCCGGAGTGGTCCCCCTCCCTGCTGCCGCCGGACCGTCTGCCGCCCGAGACGCTCGCGCTCCTGCGGGTCATCGACGAGCTGCGGCCCTATCTCCAGGTGACCCTCCACGGCACGGACCTCGGCGGCAGCTGGGTGCAGCTCACCGAGGACGTCCCGGGGCTCGCCGAGCCGTTCACCAAGTCCGCGGCGGAGCTGGGCATACCGGTGGAGATGGGCCCCTCCGACGCCGCGGGCTGGCCCGCCTCCGGACCCGGCGTGTATGTGATGCCACGGCCCGAGCACCGCACGGCGTACCCCGGCATGCCGGACGACGCGCGCGACAGCACCTGGTTCCACGCCCACCGGTACGGCGGTCTCACCGCGGTCGTCGAGGTACCGATGTGGGCGAGCGACCTCGTCGACGACACCGCCCCGCACCCCGCCCCGGCGGCGGCGCTGCGGCAGCTGGCGCGGCGGCTGCTGGTCCAGGCAGGCGAAGTGGAGCGGGTCTTCGCCGAGGCGCTGCCCCGGCTCCCGGGGCCTCGGGGACCACTGCTGCGGGCGGCCCGGTGGGCGCTGGACCTGGTGCCGGGGCTCGCCCGGGACTGGACCGGGGGGCCGCCGCCGGATGTCTCGATGGCGTACGTGGCCAGTGTGGACGCCTTCGGGCGCCGGCTCCCGCTGCGGGCCGCGGCGATGTTGCTACGGGTTCTGCGGGAGGCCGGCGACCCGGCGGTGCCGTATCTCGAAGGGCTGGTCGCCGACTGGTGCGAGGCTTTCGCCGACCGTTTCCGGGCCCGCTGGGTGCCGCTGGCGGACCAGGTCGAGCACCAGGCCCGTACGGTGCTGGCGGCGGCACTGCACGCGCGGGACGACGTGGTGGCGTAG
- a CDS encoding SSI family serine proteinase inhibitor — protein MTNTTRAVRGGLLAALVLLPLASFAPAQATFPDNWLYVTVARGDARFGDARGSLLLCDPPQGHTRAAEACAELRAAGGDITRIPHKDGMCAQVYAPIRATARGEWNGRPVEYEQTFANGCVMTARTGAVFALPD, from the coding sequence ATGACGAACACCACCCGAGCGGTACGAGGCGGTCTGCTGGCGGCGCTCGTACTCCTCCCCCTCGCCTCCTTTGCCCCCGCCCAGGCGACCTTTCCGGACAACTGGCTCTACGTCACCGTCGCCCGCGGCGACGCCCGCTTCGGCGACGCCCGCGGCTCCCTCCTCCTCTGCGACCCGCCCCAGGGCCACACCCGGGCCGCCGAGGCCTGCGCCGAGCTCCGCGCGGCCGGCGGGGACATCACCCGCATCCCCCACAAGGACGGCATGTGCGCGCAGGTCTACGCCCCGATCCGCGCCACGGCACGCGGCGAGTGGAACGGCAGACCGGTCGAGTACGAGCAGACGTTCGCGAACGGCTGCGTGATGACGGCGAGAACGGGAGCGGTGTTCGCCCTGCCGGACTGA